A region from the Methanomassiliicoccales archaeon genome encodes:
- the asnS gene encoding asparagine--tRNA ligase, with product MTLPMTIGQVLSSSIPGDEVVIRGWIYRTRSSGAIVFAVVRDSTGIIQVTAKKGILPDAELEGAKAALIESSVIVTGKVAEDKRAPGGKEVRASSFIIVGTAKPFPITEYQSEELLLDNRHLWIRSREQNAVMKVKASIIDGAREWLKQNGFTEVTPPILTQNACEGGVTLFKLKYFDREAYLSQSAQMYLEALIFSLDRVYSLTPSFRAEKSRTTRHLTEYWHLELEEAWVDNAGNMEIQEQLVCAMVEKALSERREELKLLGRDPDTLKEVRPPFKRLRYSQVIDLLRGQGFDLSFGCDLGAVEERAVTTEEKLPVFVTNFPKECKAFYMKEDPDDPATVKCADMLAPEGYGEIIGGSERETELANLISRLECQSVPLSTYEWYLDLRRFGSVPHSGFGLGIERVVRWVCKLEHIRDAIPFPRTVARVYP from the coding sequence ATGACGCTGCCAATGACCATCGGCCAGGTGCTCTCCTCTTCCATCCCGGGGGACGAGGTCGTCATCCGCGGTTGGATCTATCGTACTCGGAGCTCGGGCGCCATCGTCTTCGCGGTGGTGCGCGATTCCACAGGCATCATACAGGTGACGGCCAAGAAAGGTATCCTTCCGGACGCAGAGCTGGAAGGGGCCAAGGCCGCCCTCATCGAATCCTCTGTCATCGTCACGGGCAAAGTGGCCGAGGACAAGCGCGCCCCCGGCGGAAAGGAGGTCCGGGCTTCCTCCTTCATCATCGTCGGCACGGCGAAACCGTTCCCCATCACCGAGTACCAGAGCGAGGAGCTGCTGCTAGACAACCGGCATTTGTGGATCCGCTCGCGGGAGCAGAACGCGGTCATGAAGGTGAAGGCCTCGATCATCGATGGTGCCCGGGAGTGGCTGAAGCAGAACGGCTTCACCGAGGTCACTCCTCCGATCCTCACCCAGAACGCCTGCGAGGGCGGGGTGACGCTCTTCAAACTGAAGTACTTCGATCGCGAAGCATATCTGAGCCAGAGCGCGCAGATGTATCTGGAAGCGCTCATCTTCTCCCTGGACAGGGTGTATTCCCTGACCCCTTCCTTCCGGGCGGAGAAGTCCCGCACCACCAGGCACCTGACGGAGTACTGGCATCTGGAGCTGGAGGAGGCCTGGGTGGACAACGCCGGCAACATGGAGATCCAAGAGCAGCTCGTATGCGCCATGGTGGAGAAGGCTCTCAGCGAGCGCAGAGAGGAGCTGAAGCTGCTTGGTCGGGACCCAGACACGCTGAAAGAGGTCCGTCCCCCGTTCAAGCGCCTGCGCTATTCTCAGGTCATCGACTTGCTCAGGGGGCAAGGCTTCGACCTCTCCTTCGGATGCGATCTGGGAGCGGTGGAGGAACGCGCCGTGACAACGGAAGAGAAGTTGCCGGTGTTCGTGACCAACTTCCCCAAGGAGTGCAAGGCCTTCTACATGAAGGAGGACCCGGACGATCCAGCCACGGTCAAATGCGCGGACATGCTCGCTCCCGAGGGCTACGGTGAGATCATCGGAGGCAGCGAGCGCGAGACCGAACTTGCCAACCTGATCTCCCGCCTGGAATGCCAGAGCGTTCCCCTGAGCACTTACGAATGGTATCTGGACCTGAGGCGCTTCGGCTCCGTGCCGCATTCTGGTTTCGGGCTGGGAATCGAAAGGGTGGTGCGCTGGGTGTGCAAGCTTGAGCACATCCGCGATGCGATACCGTTCCCGCGCACCGTGGCCAGGGTGTACCCCTAG
- a CDS encoding M20/M25/M40 family metallo-hydrolase, which yields MEKRPSGSVVDTLRALLELPSHSHHDRAEIAGFAINWLEDLGLDVGLHGERSLPAICATNGEGGAIFSGHLDTVPIGNKWTREQGEVEGGRIYGRGSADMKGAVAAMLHASEALVRDDVPFSIFLTTDEEDKMTGARALSELDLLWESKGMIIGEPTDLLPAYKEKGISRFRLITHGTAAHASQPWLGDNAITKMSRVLEKLSQLPHIPEIQAEDLTLCVSIIKGGTKSNVVPDHCDVEIDARFPTPLTYRKVRTIIMDQLMGENYDIQMLYELEAYEADPECEIALTMKELTGADLIVVPYATEAPVYAAQNPNIIVCGPGGMNMAHADDEYVERFKLERATEVYVELARHLA from the coding sequence ATGGAAAAGAGGCCATCCGGTTCAGTGGTGGACACGCTGCGCGCGCTCCTGGAGCTGCCCAGCCACTCGCATCACGACCGGGCCGAGATCGCGGGGTTCGCCATCAATTGGCTCGAGGATTTGGGCCTCGACGTGGGTCTGCATGGCGAGAGGAGCCTACCGGCCATCTGCGCTACGAACGGCGAAGGGGGAGCGATCTTCTCCGGCCATCTGGACACCGTGCCCATCGGCAACAAGTGGACGCGGGAACAGGGCGAGGTCGAAGGCGGCCGCATCTATGGCCGCGGATCGGCGGATATGAAGGGAGCGGTGGCGGCGATGCTGCACGCTTCCGAGGCACTGGTGCGCGATGACGTCCCATTCTCGATCTTCCTCACCACCGACGAGGAGGACAAGATGACCGGTGCTCGAGCTCTTTCCGAGCTGGACCTCCTCTGGGAATCGAAAGGCATGATCATTGGCGAGCCGACCGATCTGCTGCCCGCGTACAAAGAGAAGGGCATCTCCCGTTTTCGGCTCATCACTCATGGCACTGCCGCGCATGCCAGCCAACCCTGGCTAGGCGACAATGCCATCACCAAGATGAGTCGGGTGCTGGAGAAGCTTTCCCAGCTGCCTCATATCCCGGAGATCCAGGCGGAGGATCTCACCTTGTGCGTCTCCATAATCAAAGGCGGGACGAAGAGCAATGTCGTTCCTGACCACTGCGACGTGGAGATCGATGCCCGATTCCCCACTCCTCTGACCTATCGCAAGGTAAGGACCATCATCATGGACCAGCTCATGGGCGAGAACTACGACATCCAGATGCTCTATGAGCTGGAGGCGTACGAGGCGGACCCGGAATGCGAGATCGCCCTGACCATGAAGGAGCTGACCGGAGCGGACCTGATCGTTGTGCCATATGCCACTGAAGCCCCAGTCTACGCAGCGCAGAACCCCAACATCATCGTCTGCGGCCCGGGGGGAATGAACATGGCCCACGCGGACGATGAGTACGTGGAGCGTTTCAAGCTGGAGCGGGCCACCGAGGTCTACGTGGAGCTCGCCAGGCATCTGGCCTAG
- a CDS encoding N-acetyltransferase: MFREGDVKDLQDLMRIEQECFGKQGFSRRLVEVLLLEEDVSTIVVENMEEIVAYSMLFEEEKNWSTRIISIAVMPEQRGKGVAKALLQRMELLSRKKQAKKMTLEVGMVNVPAINLYLNFGFKIEGNVPDYYGQGKDAFYLEKRLVPS; this comes from the coding sequence ATGTTCCGCGAAGGCGACGTCAAGGACCTGCAGGACCTCATGCGAATAGAGCAGGAGTGCTTCGGCAAGCAGGGGTTCAGCCGTCGATTGGTGGAGGTCCTGCTGCTGGAGGAGGACGTGAGCACGATCGTGGTTGAGAATATGGAGGAGATTGTCGCCTACTCCATGCTCTTCGAGGAGGAGAAGAACTGGAGCACGCGCATCATCTCCATCGCGGTGATGCCGGAGCAACGAGGAAAAGGCGTCGCCAAGGCCTTGCTTCAACGCATGGAACTTCTTTCAAGGAAGAAACAAGCCAAGAAGATGACCCTGGAGGTGGGGATGGTCAACGTCCCGGCCATCAACCTCTACCTGAACTTCGGCTTCAAGATCGAGGGGAACGTTCCGGACTACTATGGCCAAGGAAAGGATGCCTTCTACCTCGAGAAGCGCCTGGTGCCTTCGTAA
- a CDS encoding UPF0147 family protein, translated as MDSDSRLRQIIEVLDQLAEDTSVPRNIRRGATSAKERLLQTKEAMDVRAASAIFILDDLANDPNIPLHGRTLIWNIISQLETIK; from the coding sequence ATGGATTCGGATTCGAGGTTGAGGCAGATCATCGAGGTGCTGGACCAGCTGGCCGAAGATACCTCGGTGCCCAGGAACATCAGACGTGGCGCCACCTCAGCGAAGGAGCGCTTGCTGCAGACGAAAGAGGCCATGGACGTCAGGGCCGCCAGCGCGATATTCATCCTCGATGACCTGGCCAACGACCCTAACATTCCCTTGCACGGACGGACGTTGATCTGGAACATCATCAGTCAGCTGGAAACCATAAAGTGA
- a CDS encoding Lrp/AsnC ligand binding domain-containing protein translates to MQDNEKLEYEEVISTYYGDDQVTALVNLKVDTKDAERIAERISGYLMVEDVFLVTGDTDIVAKVKVQNYNQLKRFLVSMISPASPA, encoded by the coding sequence GTGCAAGACAACGAGAAACTGGAATATGAGGAGGTCATCTCCACCTACTACGGCGATGATCAGGTAACGGCGCTCGTCAACCTCAAGGTGGACACCAAGGACGCAGAACGCATCGCGGAGAGGATATCAGGCTATCTAATGGTCGAGGATGTGTTCTTGGTGACCGGCGACACGGACATCGTGGCGAAGGTCAAGGTTCAAAACTACAATCAATTGAAGAGATTCTTGGTGTCGATGATCTCTCCAGCATCCCCGGCGTGA